Proteins encoded in a region of the Chloroflexota bacterium genome:
- a CDS encoding Ni/Fe hydrogenase subunit alpha — MTRKVTINPITRLEGHGKIEVFLDDKGGVRDAYFQVVELRGFERFCLGRPAEEMPRIVPNICGVCPTPHNMASTKALDDLYGVEPTPTAKLIRQLHYNAFYVEDHYIHFFFLAAPDFVVGPDADPAERNIVGVIQKVGLEIGGKVIDIRKRCRDIIRLIASKPCHPEGGLPGGVSRGITAEEREWIRKTADDSVEFAQFALKLFKNVVLDNKHYLDLVLSDAYKLQTYYMSLVDENKKVNLYEGKLRVVDPRGKEHALFDPHDYIDYIGEWVEPWTYIRLTHLRKVGWSGLIEGDKTSLYRVGPLARLNVAEGMATPLAQKEYEQMHKTLGGRPSHHTLAFHWARLIEALQAAEDMQKIANDPMLTGKDLRNLNYRLKKVGVGCVEAARGTLIHHYETDDNGIITRVNLIVATQHNAAPMCLSVKKAAMEFVKDHKVKEGMLNMVEMAFRPYDPCLACATHALPGEMPLNINIRDKDGSIVQTLKRP; from the coding sequence ATGACCAGAAAAGTGACCATAAACCCGATTACCAGGCTTGAGGGTCATGGTAAGATCGAAGTCTTCCTCGATGACAAGGGTGGGGTGAGAGATGCCTACTTTCAGGTGGTAGAGTTGAGGGGCTTTGAAAGGTTCTGCCTGGGAAGGCCAGCGGAGGAGATGCCGAGGATTGTTCCGAATATATGTGGCGTTTGCCCTACGCCGCATAACATGGCATCCACAAAGGCACTGGATGACCTGTACGGCGTTGAGCCCACGCCGACTGCCAAGCTAATCAGGCAACTCCATTACAATGCCTTCTACGTGGAAGACCATTACATCCACTTCTTCTTCCTGGCTGCACCCGATTTCGTGGTTGGACCGGACGCTGACCCTGCTGAGAGGAACATCGTCGGCGTAATCCAAAAGGTCGGGTTGGAGATCGGCGGCAAGGTGATCGATATCCGAAAAAGGTGCCGAGATATAATCAGGCTCATTGCCAGTAAGCCATGCCATCCCGAAGGTGGATTGCCCGGCGGAGTTTCGAGGGGAATCACTGCCGAGGAACGGGAATGGATACGCAAGACTGCTGACGATTCTGTGGAATTTGCCCAGTTTGCCCTGAAGCTGTTCAAGAATGTTGTCCTTGATAACAAGCACTACCTCGATCTGGTACTTAGTGATGCCTACAAGCTACAGACCTACTACATGAGTCTTGTCGATGAGAATAAGAAGGTGAATCTCTATGAGGGTAAGTTAAGAGTCGTGGATCCTCGCGGAAAGGAACACGCCCTTTTTGATCCGCATGACTACATTGATTACATAGGTGAATGGGTAGAGCCCTGGACGTATATAAGGTTGACTCATCTGAGAAAGGTAGGCTGGAGCGGTTTGATTGAGGGTGATAAGACATCGCTGTACCGTGTTGGCCCTCTTGCCCGACTCAATGTAGCTGAAGGTATGGCCACGCCCCTAGCCCAGAAGGAGTATGAGCAGATGCATAAGACGCTGGGAGGCAGACCGAGTCACCATACCTTGGCTTTCCACTGGGCCAGACTGATCGAGGCACTTCAGGCTGCTGAAGATATGCAGAAAATTGCTAATGACCCCATGCTGACTGGCAAGGACCTGCGTAATTTGAATTACAGGTTGAAGAAAGTTGGCGTCGGTTGCGTTGAGGCGGCTCGGGGAACATTGATCCATCATTATGAGACGGATGACAATGGAATAATAACCAGGGTGAACCTCATAGTGGCCACCCAGCACAATGCAGCCCCTATGTGTCTATCGGTGAAAAAGGCGGCTATGGAGTTCGTCAAGGACCACAAGGTGAAAGAGGGTATGCTGAACATGGTGGAAATGGCCTTCAGGCCTTACGACCCGTGTCTTGCCTGTGCGACGCATGCGCTTCCGGGTGAAATGCCCCTGAACATCAATATAAGGGACAAAGACGGCAGCATAGTCCAAACACTCAAGAGGCCGTAG
- a CDS encoding type II toxin-antitoxin system HicA family toxin, producing the protein MTKLPRGLSGKEVIKVLERAGFYIKRRKGSHVVMRRDNPFTQVVVPDHNNKSLDTGTLAWILDGANLSVQEFTKLIN; encoded by the coding sequence GTGACCAAGCTACCTCGGGGATTGTCTGGCAAAGAAGTGATCAAGGTGCTAGAGAGGGCGGGGTTCTATATCAAAAGGCGCAAGGGAAGCCATGTTGTAATGCGCAGAGACAATCCTTTTACTCAGGTCGTAGTGCCAGACCATAATAATAAGAGCCTTGATACCGGAACGCTAGCGTGGATACTCGATGGGGCTAACCTATCAGTCCAAGAGTTTACAAAACTTATTAACTAG
- a CDS encoding oxidoreductase, with product MAEKPKVAICWLGGCGGCDEAVVDINEVILRVVDAVDLILWPVALDFKYHHIEAMKDGEIALSVINGHVRNSDHKEIAELLRRKSQLVLAFGACACFGGTPGLANLTTKEDIFNWVYRDAPTVVNPKGNHPQPKVSVDGKELTLPEFYEHVYALNQVIDVDYYLPGCPPPPDLVVNAITAVLEAKLPPKGSTLAPHKALCDTCPRNKTKPAKIAISDIKRIHEVEADPNSCFLVQGILCLGPATRAGCGEACIDINIPCRGCFGPVEGVADAGAKFASALASIIDVEDEEEVKKSIDTIDDVIGYFYRFSLPSSILGKKDLKKTI from the coding sequence ATGGCAGAGAAACCGAAGGTTGCTATTTGCTGGCTTGGGGGCTGTGGCGGCTGCGATGAAGCGGTGGTCGATATCAATGAGGTAATCCTGCGTGTTGTAGACGCCGTTGACCTGATACTCTGGCCAGTGGCGCTGGATTTCAAGTACCATCACATTGAGGCCATGAAAGATGGTGAGATCGCCTTGAGTGTGATCAATGGACATGTCAGGAATTCAGATCACAAAGAGATAGCGGAATTACTTCGCAGAAAGTCCCAGTTGGTACTCGCTTTTGGGGCTTGTGCCTGTTTTGGAGGAACACCTGGGCTAGCAAACTTGACCACCAAAGAGGACATCTTTAACTGGGTGTATCGTGATGCTCCAACCGTGGTTAACCCAAAAGGAAACCACCCTCAACCCAAAGTCAGTGTTGACGGGAAAGAATTAACGTTACCAGAATTCTACGAACACGTCTATGCTCTGAATCAGGTGATTGATGTCGACTACTACCTCCCGGGCTGCCCACCGCCTCCTGATCTAGTAGTCAATGCTATAACTGCTGTCCTGGAAGCCAAGCTGCCCCCCAAGGGTTCGACTTTGGCACCGCATAAGGCTTTGTGTGATACCTGCCCGCGAAACAAGACAAAACCGGCTAAGATTGCTATAAGTGACATCAAGAGGATTCATGAGGTTGAGGCTGACCCTAATTCCTGCTTTTTGGTGCAGGGGATACTCTGCCTGGGGCCCGCAACGCGCGCAGGCTGTGGGGAGGCTTGCATAGACATAAACATCCCCTGTCGTGGGTGTTTTGGCCCCGTGGAGGGAGTGGCTGATGCTGGGGCAAAGTTTGCTTCTGCCTTGGCGTCGATCATCGACGTAGAGGATGAAGAAGAGGTAAAGAAGAGTATCGACACGATTGACGATGTTATCGGCTACTTCTATCGTTTTTCCTTACCCTCTTCCATTTTGGGCAAGAAAGATCTCAAGAAGACTATTTGA
- a CDS encoding 50S ribosomal protein L9 has product MREGELELFPKRGRVKSGVSVLAVARYNSVIMKVIFLKDVGRVARAGDIKEVADGYGRNFLLPKKLAMLATPSAIKAAEVHIQKEREQEQHFATEAEKLAQQLEGVAVTFKAKVAEQDHLYGSIRDSDIADELSKLTGLDIDKKKIQLEEPIRLLGEHAVVVRLSKDLTATIKVIIAPEE; this is encoded by the coding sequence ATGAGAGAAGGAGAGCTTGAGCTATTTCCCAAAAGGGGGCGTGTCAAATCGGGGGTTTCGGTTTTGGCTGTGGCAAGGTATAATAGTGTCATCATGAAGGTAATCTTTCTCAAAGATGTGGGTAGAGTAGCCAGGGCAGGTGACATAAAGGAAGTGGCCGATGGTTACGGCAGGAACTTCCTGCTCCCTAAGAAGCTGGCTATGCTGGCGACGCCTTCAGCCATCAAGGCAGCGGAGGTGCACATTCAGAAGGAGCGGGAGCAGGAACAGCACTTTGCCACTGAGGCGGAGAAACTGGCCCAGCAACTGGAGGGGGTTGCTGTCACTTTCAAGGCAAAAGTGGCGGAACAGGACCATCTTTACGGCTCTATCAGGGACAGCGATATCGCTGATGAGCTGAGCAAACTGACTGGCCTCGATATCGACAAGAAGAAGATACAGTTGGAAGAGCCTATCCGTCTTCTGGGAGAGCATGCGGTAGTAGTCAGGTTGAGCAAAGACCTGACCGCCACGATAAAAGTTATTATTGCCCCGGAGGAGTAG
- a CDS encoding hydrogenase iron-sulfur subunit, whose translation MGHYEPKIVCFSCKFGWGYLGDDAALSRQIKNWIPIICSGKIDSTHILDAFKRGADGVLVLGCPEGNCHYQDGNFEARKRVYLLQKMLEPYGIEKERLRIVLSTDPGGTQIPQLIKEMSDRIEKLGPLKKIKGKAALVV comes from the coding sequence ATGGGGCATTATGAACCTAAGATAGTCTGTTTCTCGTGCAAGTTCGGCTGGGGATACCTGGGCGATGATGCTGCGCTCTCCCGCCAGATAAAGAACTGGATTCCTATAATTTGCTCCGGGAAGATTGATAGTACTCACATTCTGGACGCTTTCAAGCGGGGGGCTGACGGTGTTCTTGTACTCGGTTGTCCCGAAGGCAATTGCCATTACCAGGACGGCAATTTCGAGGCCAGGAAGAGGGTCTATCTTCTCCAAAAGATGCTTGAGCCCTATGGAATAGAAAAGGAGAGGCTCCGCATAGTACTGTCAACGGATCCTGGTGGTACGCAGATACCGCAGCTTATTAAGGAGATGAGTGACAGAATTGAAAAGCTTGGCCCACTGAAGAAGATAAAGGGCAAAGCTGCTCTAGTGGTCTAA
- a CDS encoding type II toxin-antitoxin system HicB family antitoxin, which translates to MKYTVIIEKGSESGYVAYAPALKGCISQGATREETLRNIKEAIEAYVEALLEDGLPVPTEVGKHTVELEVPTR; encoded by the coding sequence ATGAAATACACTGTCATAATCGAGAAAGGTAGTGAATCGGGCTACGTGGCTTATGCTCCTGCCCTGAAGGGCTGCATCTCCCAGGGTGCAACTAGGGAAGAAACCCTGAGGAACATAAAGGAAGCCATTGAAGCCTATGTCGAAGCTCTGCTTGAGGATGGGCTGCCTGTCCCTACAGAGGTAGGCAAACATACTGTGGAGCTTGAGGTTCCCACTAGGTGA